In the Larimichthys crocea isolate SSNF chromosome XXI, L_crocea_2.0, whole genome shotgun sequence genome, one interval contains:
- the LOC104940621 gene encoding B-cell receptor-associated protein 29 translates to MTLQWTAVAFFLYAEIAVNLILCIPFISAKRWRSVFNLSIWNWLSPYWNKCFFTMIMVLIVLFCDAVREVNKYSGPESMQDAKVNPNVYDHVHMKLFRAQRNLYISGFSIFLWLIMRRVVTLLNQVAVTLENSAGLEAQMDNAVKAAKQHQDDNLMLKQALLDEEKSTSAKNQQLKLEVEKLANQVKAAEEALRKSHAEVEAMRRQAKGLAQEYDRLLTEHHQLQNLQSAADKKDQ, encoded by the exons ATGACTCTGCAGTGGACGGCTGTGGCTTTCTTCCTCTATGCAGAAATAGCAGTCAACCTCATCTTGTGTATACCCTTCATATCAGCAAAGAG ATGGCGTTCTGTATTCAACTTGAGTATATGGAACTGGTTATCTCCATATTGGAACAAATGCTTCTTTACCATGATCATGGTTCTTATTGTTCTTTTCTGTG ATGCTGTCCGTGAGGTGAACAAGTACTCAGGTCCTGAGTCCATGCAGGATGCCAAGGTGAACCCAAATGTGTACGACCATGTCCACATGAAGCTGTTCAGAGCGCAGAGGAACCTCTACATATCTGGCTTCTCTATCTTCCTCTGGCT TATCATGCGTCGAGTTGTCACCTTGCTAAATCAGGTTGCTGTCACCTTGGAGAACAGTGCAGGTCTTGAAGCGCAGATGGACAATGCTGTCAAAGCAGCTAAGCAGCACCAGGACGACAACCTGATGCTAAAACAA GCTCTCCTGGATGAGGAAAAATCCACGTCAGCAAAAAACCAGCAACTGAAGCTGGAAGTTGAGAAGCTGGCAAATCAAGTGAAGGCTGCTGAGGAGG ctctgcGCAAGTCTCATGCTGAAGTGGAGGCCATGAGGAGGCAGGCTAAAGGCCTGGCACAAGAGTATGACAGATTATTGACGGAACACCATCAACTCCAG AATCTCCAGAGTGCTGCAGACAAAAAAGATCAGTAA